The following are encoded in a window of Roseimaritima ulvae genomic DNA:
- a CDS encoding phosphorylase family protein yields MSDTINIEDVRGKVDFAVITIRPDEYKAVLERVPNLKIVTHGRWLYQYGTVETVDRKPVNIAIARTPGQGHGPAQQVANNMLFDLTPKWVVLAGIAGAFPNDDFSLGDVVLASRIVDFAVQAAIDGGTTEYATGGGPVHRDVQNLLAMIPSQESTLGDWNTAGLNKPSLTIPESDADDRIYGEDNHRAEILKSIRRHFVTCRSPRFHDACLATSNTLVKDATLVAQFKQVARHVEVVEMEAGGVFLACHDHQIPLLCVRGISDVVGFKRGADWTDFACNTAAAFFVAAVERLPLAVWGPTLEPRESFEPKEPATVTPPPPEPLGLTDLRAEMLRISEWLLRYELNDEERIHLGVEDDLRRLDSDQNVSLLLGRPGSGKTCLLARVGNKFIESGYAVLAIKADLFPHDKSLDEWASDELGSDWNFHDLVQTVSAREPVVVLVDQLDALANTVDLTSSRLNELLAFIARCSRVPNVHVISSCRNFDFSYDPRFRRMNPRTFSLDLPSWDEASQLLRDSGIDADQIQPKLKELLRTPQHLSMFLRLKSVAGSRAFETYTEMLGEFWNGVVTTKDEMEFINQLTEKLIDTESIWAPLAVVEGDEAIVTKLCSDGLLERENNQLRFAHQTIQEYAVARLFAEANASLSKFVLKHKDTIFKRPTIWAVLTYLRDNAKGKYASEVDAILKDQPRPHVKFLLVDFICRQPDPTEHEIAIIGKWLGADELRLRILSAINDNPAWFAALKHSHFPSIMSNPETEQWPLLSVLINAWHFDWDGVFTLVKEHWTKHREFDGMTLRIMERCAKWTPEVLSLIERVATRVKHNHGRSYQVESIVGVMSVEAPEDAARLAARVVSTGFKEMPDSKSRYDSPLEPREGWYDLEEIAKAAPAVFLNEITPWLVATAQEYHNGYGGSALAHYVGSCWSLDARDHPRESSILTAVQTCVDLVSKANPEEFTSLFRRHWQSENAVVHRLFIDGLMNVVGPCTEDVFEYLMSDDRRFTVGQHGDTQESQSAKLINQLVPHLNERQRAQLIEKIQGWSKYKSEVEPCESQLEWDRESRLHLLDAIPPEFRSESLSEFIESEKTALPNWDRELMRGHSGFVKTIPPMDQAEMETAAEEQLLDAFSKQKSDRSRWSEVEGGFEEHGGGEAAADELSKLAESNPSRAADVIRLLVSRGLTTNICRALRGFSASEDRALVLALIREISAACDESEEFRSAASDVLRSHCDDDGLPEEINALLESWLAKPWDTTRSVLVDDNKREWKPENSFLWASGGSFVLDTDNSYYTLIALTQSLLNKNSPQGDRWITLLSAHLDEDVSYKTWRIFCRSLTYVRASYCSPDLGKALIAKLFAKFPRLASETFGCRLIAMLARFLDPEFLTVNFEGLTKSNDEFDQQAAGELITLCALLDETSEWGGPLLDSHLSQVAGPLPAFLVGVAHAAANLWGDLNKPKDCARIVAQVVGFGNSDATDAIRRLFWNEVALPADEQTSIILQKLTENIETVSGGLAEDVLGQLTDILPHLRPEILAFAQRLVETRFDELRRREFNAYEVGPYLVEIAMTLQRFDDTRSAGLDLFETLLSAGLDEANKALKDVDAVDEVSEKNSRLPRRRRRQRRRENSEE; encoded by the coding sequence ATGTCAGACACCATTAACATCGAAGATGTAAGAGGCAAAGTCGACTTTGCCGTCATCACGATTCGCCCCGACGAGTACAAAGCCGTCTTGGAACGCGTACCGAATCTAAAAATCGTGACCCACGGTCGTTGGCTCTACCAGTACGGCACCGTAGAAACTGTCGATAGAAAGCCGGTCAACATCGCGATTGCCAGAACACCGGGGCAAGGTCATGGCCCAGCCCAGCAGGTCGCTAACAACATGCTCTTCGACCTCACTCCGAAGTGGGTCGTATTAGCAGGGATAGCCGGCGCCTTTCCAAATGATGACTTTTCGTTGGGCGATGTTGTTTTAGCTTCTCGGATTGTTGACTTCGCAGTCCAAGCAGCAATTGATGGTGGAACGACGGAATATGCAACTGGTGGCGGGCCTGTGCACCGCGACGTGCAGAACCTGTTGGCCATGATTCCAAGTCAGGAAAGCACGCTTGGGGACTGGAATACCGCGGGGTTGAACAAACCGTCTTTGACGATTCCAGAGTCGGATGCGGACGATCGGATTTACGGAGAAGACAACCATCGAGCCGAAATATTGAAGTCGATTCGGCGACACTTCGTGACGTGCAGATCACCAAGATTTCATGATGCTTGTTTGGCTACGTCTAACACTTTGGTCAAGGACGCGACACTTGTTGCTCAGTTCAAGCAGGTGGCTCGCCACGTCGAAGTTGTAGAAATGGAAGCTGGAGGCGTTTTCCTAGCGTGCCACGATCATCAAATCCCACTGCTTTGTGTCCGCGGCATAAGTGACGTTGTTGGATTCAAACGCGGCGCAGACTGGACTGATTTTGCGTGCAACACAGCCGCAGCATTTTTTGTCGCGGCAGTCGAAAGATTGCCATTGGCTGTGTGGGGGCCAACTCTAGAGCCAAGAGAAAGCTTCGAACCGAAAGAACCTGCGACAGTTACCCCCCCACCGCCAGAGCCACTTGGGCTCACGGACTTACGTGCCGAAATGCTTCGTATTTCTGAGTGGTTATTGCGATATGAGCTAAACGACGAAGAACGCATTCACCTAGGTGTGGAAGATGACCTTCGTAGGCTCGATTCTGACCAAAACGTATCACTGTTGCTTGGACGCCCTGGAAGCGGGAAGACCTGTTTGTTGGCACGCGTCGGAAACAAGTTCATTGAAAGCGGCTACGCCGTGCTTGCAATCAAGGCCGATCTGTTTCCACACGACAAGTCGCTGGACGAATGGGCAAGTGATGAGTTGGGGTCCGATTGGAATTTCCACGATTTGGTGCAGACTGTATCTGCAAGAGAGCCCGTTGTCGTTTTGGTTGATCAGCTCGACGCCTTAGCGAACACCGTCGATTTGACGTCGTCTAGATTGAATGAACTACTTGCTTTCATCGCAAGGTGTAGCAGAGTTCCGAATGTCCACGTTATCAGTTCGTGCAGAAATTTTGATTTTTCTTACGACCCGCGATTCAGGCGGATGAATCCTCGAACCTTCTCGCTCGATTTACCTTCATGGGACGAAGCGAGCCAGTTGTTGCGGGATTCAGGAATTGACGCGGACCAAATCCAACCGAAGCTCAAGGAACTTCTTCGCACGCCACAGCACCTGTCGATGTTCTTGCGTTTGAAGTCTGTTGCCGGATCACGAGCGTTTGAAACCTACACTGAGATGCTCGGTGAGTTCTGGAATGGCGTTGTTACGACAAAAGACGAGATGGAATTCATAAATCAGCTGACAGAGAAACTGATTGACACGGAATCCATTTGGGCACCGTTGGCAGTAGTGGAGGGTGATGAGGCGATCGTTACCAAGTTGTGCTCTGATGGACTACTGGAACGAGAGAACAACCAACTAAGGTTCGCGCACCAAACAATTCAAGAGTACGCGGTAGCGAGATTGTTCGCCGAAGCGAATGCTTCGTTGTCCAAATTCGTCCTGAAACACAAAGACACGATATTCAAACGTCCGACGATTTGGGCCGTGCTAACCTATCTCAGGGATAACGCCAAGGGGAAGTATGCATCAGAGGTCGATGCAATCCTGAAGGATCAACCACGCCCACATGTGAAATTTCTGCTTGTCGATTTCATATGTCGCCAGCCGGATCCCACTGAACACGAAATTGCCATCATCGGCAAATGGCTCGGCGCCGACGAGCTTCGACTGAGAATTCTTAGTGCAATAAACGACAATCCTGCTTGGTTTGCGGCGCTCAAGCACTCTCATTTCCCGAGCATCATGAGCAATCCTGAGACTGAGCAATGGCCATTGCTCTCGGTGCTCATCAATGCGTGGCATTTCGACTGGGACGGTGTTTTCACCCTGGTTAAAGAACATTGGACGAAACACCGCGAGTTTGACGGGATGACCCTACGAATAATGGAACGTTGTGCAAAGTGGACGCCAGAAGTTTTGTCGCTGATCGAACGAGTAGCAACAAGAGTAAAGCACAACCATGGGCGCAGTTATCAAGTCGAAAGTATCGTTGGAGTTATGTCTGTCGAAGCGCCAGAGGACGCTGCTCGCCTGGCCGCGCGAGTTGTTTCAACTGGCTTTAAGGAAATGCCGGATTCAAAAAGCCGATACGATAGCCCTTTGGAGCCACGCGAAGGATGGTACGACTTGGAAGAAATCGCCAAGGCAGCACCAGCCGTTTTTCTAAATGAAATCACTCCGTGGCTCGTTGCGACGGCCCAAGAGTATCACAACGGGTACGGCGGATCGGCGCTGGCACACTATGTTGGAAGTTGCTGGTCGTTGGACGCCCGAGACCACCCGAGAGAGTCGTCGATTTTGACTGCGGTACAAACATGCGTCGACCTCGTATCAAAGGCGAATCCTGAAGAGTTCACAAGCTTGTTTCGACGTCATTGGCAATCGGAGAACGCAGTCGTACACCGGTTATTTATTGACGGTTTGATGAACGTTGTTGGTCCATGTACTGAAGACGTCTTCGAGTACCTCATGAGTGATGATCGACGATTTACTGTTGGTCAGCATGGAGATACGCAGGAGTCTCAATCTGCGAAGCTAATCAACCAACTGGTTCCACACCTAAATGAGAGACAAAGAGCTCAGCTCATCGAAAAGATTCAAGGGTGGAGTAAGTACAAATCAGAAGTCGAGCCGTGCGAGTCCCAACTCGAGTGGGATCGAGAGTCTCGCCTTCATCTACTTGACGCGATACCACCTGAGTTTCGGTCGGAATCACTCTCCGAGTTCATCGAGAGCGAAAAGACTGCTCTGCCAAACTGGGACCGGGAGCTCATGCGAGGGCATTCCGGATTTGTGAAGACAATTCCACCGATGGACCAAGCGGAAATGGAAACTGCTGCCGAAGAACAACTGTTAGACGCATTCTCGAAACAAAAGTCTGACCGCAGTAGGTGGAGCGAAGTCGAAGGTGGTTTCGAGGAACATGGTGGTGGCGAAGCCGCTGCAGATGAGTTGTCAAAACTAGCAGAATCAAATCCTTCGAGAGCTGCCGACGTCATTCGGTTGCTTGTGTCAAGAGGGCTCACGACGAATATCTGCCGTGCTCTGCGAGGATTTTCAGCAAGCGAAGATCGCGCCCTCGTTCTCGCATTGATCAGGGAAATTAGCGCCGCCTGCGATGAGAGTGAAGAGTTTCGATCTGCTGCGTCTGACGTCTTGCGATCCCATTGTGATGATGATGGCCTACCTGAAGAAATCAATGCTTTGTTGGAATCATGGCTCGCCAAGCCATGGGATACCACTCGTTCGGTTCTTGTCGATGACAACAAACGAGAGTGGAAGCCCGAAAACAGTTTCTTGTGGGCAAGCGGCGGCTCATTCGTGTTGGATACAGACAACTCGTACTACACACTGATCGCTCTTACCCAGAGTTTGTTGAACAAGAACAGTCCACAGGGAGACAGGTGGATTACGTTGTTGTCAGCGCATCTCGACGAAGACGTTTCGTACAAAACTTGGAGGATTTTTTGCAGAAGTCTGACGTACGTTCGAGCCAGCTATTGTTCGCCCGATCTAGGGAAGGCTCTAATTGCAAAATTGTTCGCGAAATTTCCGCGACTTGCATCAGAGACATTTGGCTGTCGGTTAATCGCAATGCTCGCCAGATTCCTCGACCCGGAATTCCTCACGGTGAACTTCGAAGGACTAACTAAGTCGAACGACGAATTCGACCAGCAGGCGGCTGGAGAGTTGATAACCCTATGTGCTTTGTTGGACGAGACGTCAGAGTGGGGTGGACCTTTGCTCGATAGTCACCTGTCCCAAGTTGCGGGTCCTCTGCCAGCATTCCTAGTTGGAGTCGCGCACGCTGCGGCAAATCTTTGGGGTGACCTAAACAAGCCGAAAGACTGCGCAAGGATCGTCGCACAGGTAGTCGGATTCGGCAATTCAGATGCAACAGACGCCATTCGACGGTTGTTCTGGAACGAAGTAGCACTACCTGCTGACGAACAGACTTCCATCATCTTGCAGAAACTAACAGAGAATATCGAAACGGTTAGTGGAGGATTAGCAGAAGATGTGCTTGGCCAGCTTACTGACATTCTTCCTCATCTGAGGCCGGAGATTCTGGCCTTTGCTCAGCGATTAGTTGAAACTCGCTTCGACGAACTGCGGCGTCGCGAATTCAACGCCTATGAGGTCGGACCGTATCTGGTCGAGATTGCAATGACGCTGCAACGGTTCGATGACACGCGATCCGCTGGGCTAGACCTCTTCGAGACGCTTCTCAGCGCTGGTCTTGATGAAGCGAACAAAGCGCTAAAAGACGTTGATGCAGTGGACGAGGTTTCGGAGAAAAATTCGCGTTTGCCAAGGCGGCGACGTAGGCAGAGGAGAAGGGAAAATTCTGAAGAATAG
- a CDS encoding type I restriction endonuclease subunit R, with translation MSEPYGQLCSVTPEQLARQNIDRNLHAAGWVVQNHAEMNISAGRGVAIREFPLKTGTADYALYVDGKVIGVVEAKPEQHTLTGVEIQSAKYTQGLDPSIPHYAIPIPFAYETTGKVTRFTNNINPAPRSREVFNFHQPEELRRLVDLGAEGQLRARLQAMPELKEGKLWPVQIRAITNLETSLAQNRPRALIQMTMGSGKTFTSISFIYRLIKFAGAKRVLFLVDRNNLGEQTENEYQLYTSPYNNLKFTEEYGVQRLTGNTISSSAKVVITTIQRLYSMLQGEEDFDADREEESAFESSSPLVKEALPVVYNADIPIETFDFIVVDECHRSIYNQWRQVLDYFDAFTIGLTATPTKQTLGFFNGNLVEQYGHEAAVADNVNVGFDVYAIRTQITSEGAKLDKEPGFFVPHRDRRTRATVYKELDEEITYSGEQLDRTVVSKAQIRLVIQTFRDRLFTEIFPHREHVPKTLVFAKNDNHAEDIVKIIREEFGKGNDFCQKITSKTTGKKPKELLAEFRNSYNPRIAVTVDMIATGTDVKPLECLLFMRNINSWAYFEQMKGRGSRVIDADRLRSVTPDACHKTRFVIVDAVGVCDRDKSVSKPLERKPSASMKQILDDVKKGVVHPDITSTLAARLTRIAARQNKAWHEEFDRLTGHQSLGEIAKTLIDSTDPNQVVASTLVKTDDGNIITGNSSDPALGLSAERSELDEATLKRIEEERMRQALKPFHDPKLRELLLRISEQIIDESTPDTLVHAGYDLASQERAQSLISDFQQFIEDNKDEIEAISILCSRSMFSVFHSAA, from the coding sequence TGAATATTTCTGCTGGTCGTGGCGTAGCCATTCGTGAATTCCCCCTCAAAACCGGTACGGCTGACTATGCGTTGTACGTCGATGGCAAAGTGATCGGCGTCGTGGAAGCCAAGCCCGAGCAACACACGCTCACTGGAGTCGAGATTCAGTCCGCGAAATACACCCAAGGACTCGACCCCAGCATACCTCACTATGCGATACCAATTCCGTTTGCGTACGAAACGACGGGCAAGGTGACTCGGTTCACGAACAACATCAATCCGGCCCCACGCAGCCGTGAAGTATTCAACTTTCATCAGCCGGAAGAACTACGTCGCCTGGTCGATCTTGGCGCCGAGGGACAACTTCGCGCTCGACTGCAAGCGATGCCTGAGCTGAAGGAAGGAAAGCTGTGGCCGGTTCAAATTCGCGCCATCACCAATCTTGAAACATCACTCGCGCAGAATCGCCCGCGCGCCCTCATTCAAATGACGATGGGCAGCGGCAAGACTTTCACTTCGATCTCGTTCATCTACCGTTTGATAAAATTCGCTGGTGCCAAACGGGTGCTGTTCTTGGTCGACCGCAACAACTTGGGTGAGCAAACCGAGAACGAATATCAACTCTACACGAGCCCCTACAACAACCTGAAATTCACCGAGGAGTACGGCGTTCAGCGACTGACCGGAAACACGATCTCCAGCTCCGCCAAAGTCGTTATCACCACAATCCAGCGGCTCTACTCGATGTTGCAAGGCGAAGAAGACTTTGACGCCGACCGCGAAGAAGAATCCGCGTTTGAATCCTCCAGTCCGCTCGTCAAAGAAGCCCTACCAGTCGTCTACAATGCGGATATCCCCATCGAGACCTTTGATTTTATCGTCGTCGACGAATGCCACCGCAGCATTTACAACCAATGGCGCCAGGTACTCGACTACTTTGACGCATTCACTATCGGGTTAACCGCCACACCGACCAAACAAACGCTCGGCTTCTTCAATGGAAACCTTGTGGAGCAATACGGCCATGAAGCCGCCGTTGCCGACAACGTCAACGTGGGATTTGACGTCTACGCGATCCGCACTCAAATCACATCCGAAGGCGCAAAGCTAGACAAAGAGCCTGGATTCTTTGTTCCGCACCGCGACCGGCGGACGCGAGCAACCGTTTACAAAGAGCTTGACGAAGAAATCACGTACAGCGGAGAACAGCTCGACCGAACCGTTGTCTCCAAAGCACAAATACGGCTTGTCATTCAAACCTTCCGCGATCGGCTGTTCACAGAGATATTCCCTCATCGCGAGCACGTGCCAAAGACGCTGGTTTTTGCCAAGAACGACAATCATGCCGAGGACATCGTCAAGATCATCCGGGAAGAATTCGGCAAGGGTAACGACTTTTGCCAAAAGATCACCTCGAAAACGACGGGCAAGAAACCCAAGGAACTGCTGGCGGAATTTCGCAACTCTTACAACCCTCGGATCGCGGTCACGGTCGACATGATCGCGACCGGTACGGACGTTAAACCGCTCGAGTGCTTGCTGTTCATGCGGAACATCAACTCGTGGGCCTACTTCGAGCAAATGAAAGGTCGCGGTAGCCGCGTAATCGACGCGGACCGCTTGCGAAGTGTGACACCTGATGCCTGCCACAAAACACGCTTCGTGATCGTCGATGCCGTGGGCGTCTGTGATCGTGACAAATCCGTCTCGAAACCGCTGGAGCGAAAACCGTCGGCGTCGATGAAGCAGATTCTAGATGACGTCAAGAAAGGCGTCGTGCATCCCGACATCACATCAACCTTGGCCGCACGTTTAACGCGAATCGCCGCCCGTCAAAACAAAGCCTGGCACGAAGAGTTCGATCGACTTACCGGTCATCAGTCGCTTGGCGAGATCGCGAAGACTTTGATCGACAGCACCGATCCGAATCAGGTGGTGGCATCGACACTTGTCAAAACCGATGACGGGAACATCATCACTGGAAACAGCTCTGATCCAGCACTTGGGCTGAGTGCCGAAAGGAGCGAGCTTGACGAAGCAACGCTCAAACGCATCGAAGAAGAACGGATGCGTCAGGCATTAAAACCGTTCCACGACCCGAAGCTTCGCGAGCTATTGTTACGGATCAGCGAGCAGATTATCGACGAGTCCACTCCTGACACGCTGGTGCATGCAGGCTACGATCTGGCCAGCCAAGAGCGAGCCCAATCGCTGATTAGTGATTTCCAGCAATTCATCGAAGACAACAAAGACGAAATCGAAGCCATCAGCATCCTTTGCAGCCGGAGCATGTTCTCGGTGTTCCACTCCGCTGCATGA